The sequence gaaaccagaattatataaaactttAGCTAATGACAGCAAATGTTTGGAAATAATGACAAAGTGCCTTCAAAATGAAACCGAGGAGAAGAACAAGCCCGAAAAGTGGAAAAAgtctaaaacaaaaatgataaaaaaggtaaagaaacccaCAGTAAAAGATCTAAGACCGATTGCCCTTACAAATgcctcatacaaaatatttatggccCTCATGAAAGATGAGATAGAAGAACACCTTGagagaaatatggagatgaaagaaacgcaagccgggttcacaaaaggaggaagagtagaagacaacatatttattttacaatactgtgtagaagaaagctacaaaaggaaggaaagtttaatagtaatttcaatagatttcaagaAAGCATATGACtcaataaagaggaaaaaaaatagaaattatgaaagaatatagaatacaccCAAATGTAATAAATACATTGGAAGAAATCTACGAAggagacaaaaccaaaataaacataggatatgaattggataaagaa comes from Palaemon carinicauda isolate YSFRI2023 chromosome 19, ASM3689809v2, whole genome shotgun sequence and encodes:
- the LOC137659009 gene encoding uncharacterized protein, whose product is MKNKKAAGPDEPKPELYKTLANDSKCLEIMTKCLQNETEEKNKPEKWKKSKTKMIKKVKKPTVKDLRPIALTNASYKIFMALMKDEIEEHLERNMEMKETQAGFTKGGRVEDNIFILQYCVEESYKRKESLIVISIDFKKAYDSIKRKKNRNYERI